The Megasphaera elsdenii DSM 20460 genome includes the window ATGTTCCTTCTTGGCCAGTTCTTCTTGAACTTTGGCTTTGCGCCGCCGTTTGCGCAGGGCCGACGTGAGGGAGTAGAGGACGGCGGCGATGAAGACGAGGGTGACGATCGTCGTGATGATGTGGATCAGGGAATCCATGAAATATCAAATCCTTTTCAATAATTTTGAGAGCCTATTCTTGGAAAAAGTTCATGTCGTAACAGGTACGGAAGGCACGGTTAGCGGCATGGCCGTTGACTGACAGGCGGTCTTTCGTCTTGACTTCCGGATTGGGCAGGGCCGAAGTGGACAGGACATTGCCCTGCAAGTCATAACTGACGTCGCCGAGGGTCTGGGTCTTTACGGTCTGGGCTTTAAAATTGTAGAAGAAATTGTTATCATAACCTTGGACCGTATTGTTGGCATAATCATAGGTCACGACAGTAGCCCGGATGATATAGTACGGCGGATCGTAGCGGACGGACTGAATGGTGTTCATGTCGATATACGATTCGGTCGTGTCGTTGTGACCGACTTGGACGAAGCGGGGATTATCGTCGAGAAAGGTAGCCGATGCCATAAAGCTGAACAGGCAGGCGAAGGTAACGGCCAGGGTTGCGATTTTTTTTAACATAAGATTACTTCCTTTCTGGCTGCCTTGTTTACAAGAGGGGCAGCCGTAGTTTATATTTATATTATATAAGAATTGCCAGACATTACAAGAACATATATTTTTCAAGTAGGACTTTTGCCCTTTCAGGTCGAATAGTATAATTATAAGAGGTGATCATATTGGATGTGATATATATTGGTCTGCCATTTTTCTTTTGGCAGGAAGACGAGTCGGAGCACGGCCTTGATGTTCACGTGACGGAAGGTTTTCAGAAACTGGATTTCCACGTGTATCCCCTCAATGCCGGCGACGATGCGGAGGAAATCTGTTCCGCCTATAATTGGCATACGTCTTTTGTCGATGAAGAGGCCGATATGGCCCCGTCAGAAGAATTTATTTCAGAGCACGTCTTGTGGGACGACTTCCGCCTGCTGTACATCTCGGCAGCGGCGGCTACTTCCGACGATGAGTACACGCAGTTCGTCTGCCATACGGCAGAACAGGCTAAAGAGAGCGGCCTCGTCGTCGCAGCCGAAGTCGTGGACTGCGATTTCGATGAAGATGACCCATACCCCTGGCGGGATAAGGCGACGGTCCTCTGGTCCCGCAGCGAGGTCCTGCCATCAGGCGGCCCGGCCTGTGCCGTGCGCCTGGCCCTGGGGGACGGCATCACCGTTGCCAGTCAGGACGGGGAACGGTCCTATGAGGTTCAGGTCGTCAGTGAATGTTTTATCCCTGCGTTCTTACAAGGATTGCTGGAAGGGCGCGATCCCTTTTCTATCATAGAATCTTATGTGTCTTAAGTTAGGAGGTTATTCATCTTGAATAGTAAAAAAATGGAAGAACATCCCTTGCGGGCGGCGATTCTCACAATCAGTAACAGCCGCAGCTTTTCTGACGATACGAACGGCCTGCTCATTCAGTCGGCTTTGGCCAACTACGGCCATCAGGTCGTCGACTATCAGATTGTCAAAGACGACAAGGCCGAAATCGAACGCCATCTCCATGAATGGGTCTGCAGCGTCGACCTGGTCATCACCAGCGGCGGTACGGGCCTGGCCAAGCGCGACGTGACCATCGAAACGGTGGAACCCCTGTTCGATAAGAAAATTCCGGCCTTCCAGTCGATGATGACGTATTTTGCCTATCGCCGGGCCTGCGGTGTACAGGCCATGGCCTACCGGACGACGGCTGGCATCATCCACCAGTGCCAGGTCTACTGCCTGCCGGGACTGCCGAGCCTCATCAAGATCGGTATGGAAAAAGTCATTTTGCCGGAAGTCTTTCATTTGTATTCGGAAATCAAGAAGTAAATGGAAACATCTAACATCATCCTTGTCACCGGCGGGGCGCGGAGTGGTAAAAGCGCCTTTGCCGAACGCTATGCTGCCGCCCTTCCCGGGCGGCATGCTTATGTGGCGACAGCCCGCATCTTCGATGAAGAAATGGCCCGGCGCATCGCCGCCCACCGCCGGCGCCGGCCGTCATCGTGGCAGACCTGGGAAATCCCGGAAGACCTGCCGGGGACGATGGAACGGTTGTGCCGGTCGTCAGATGTGGTCCTCGTCGACTGCCTGACTCTTTATTTTTCTAATTATCTCTTTGCTCACGACGGTGAAGCCGATGAAGTCCTCATCGACGGGGCCCTGGCTGAACTGAAAACTGTCATGGCCGCCTTTCGCCAGGCTGGCGTGACGGCTATCTTCGTCACCAACGAGCTGGGCTGCGGCATCGTTCCCATGGAGCATGTGAGCCGTTTGTACCGCGACCTCATCGGCAAGATCAATCAGGCTGCGGCAGCCGAAGCCGATGAAGTCTATTTGTCTGTCTGCGGGATTACGACGGAGCTGAAACAGCGGGCTGTCCGTCTGCCGGAGGTGAAACGATGAAAGCTTTTCTCATTGCCTTGCAGTTCTTATCGCGTATCCACCTGGCCTCGCAGAGCGTCTGGCGCGATGAGGACTTTGGCCGGTCTGTCTTGTTCTTTCCCGTCGTCGGCTTGATCATCGGCTTACTCCTGGCGGCGCTCTACGGAGCGTCGTCTTTCCTTTTCGACGCTTTTGGCCGGTCGGCCCTGGTCGTCGCCTTCTGGTTCTACCTGACCGGCGGACTCCACGCCGATGGCTATATGGATACGGCGGACGGCCTCTTTTCCGGCCGCAGCCGCGAACGGATGCTGGAAATCCTCAAGGACAGCCGCGTCGGCGCCGGCGGCGTAACGGCCTTCGTCTTCCTGGTCCTCCTGAAAGTGGCTTTCCTCAGCCAGCTGACGCCAGACGCAGCCCTGCCAGCCCTCATCGGAATCCCGGCAGCAGCCCGCTTCGGGACGCTGATCAGCATCTTCCAGTTTCCCTATGCCCGACAGCAAGGGCTGGGGAAGGCTTTCGTCACCTATGCGCCAGCCCATACCGTAGCGAAAGCTTTCGTACTGGCCCTGGTGCCGGCTTTCCTTTGCGGGCCTTTTTACCTGGGCCTGTTAGGGGCGGCCATGCTGTTGTCCTTGTGGGCTAATTTCCATATTAGCCGCAAACTGGGCGGCGTGACGGGCGATACGTATGGTGCCGTCCTCGAAGGCAGCGAAATGGCCCTGCTCCTGGTGACGGCTGTCGGTAGCAGGCT containing:
- the cobU gene encoding bifunctional adenosylcobinamide kinase/adenosylcobinamide-phosphate guanylyltransferase: METSNIILVTGGARSGKSAFAERYAAALPGRHAYVATARIFDEEMARRIAAHRRRRPSSWQTWEIPEDLPGTMERLCRSSDVVLVDCLTLYFSNYLFAHDGEADEVLIDGALAELKTVMAAFRQAGVTAIFVTNELGCGIVPMEHVSRLYRDLIGKINQAAAAEADEVYLSVCGITTELKQRAVRLPEVKR
- the cobS gene encoding adenosylcobinamide-GDP ribazoletransferase — translated: MKAFLIALQFLSRIHLASQSVWRDEDFGRSVLFFPVVGLIIGLLLAALYGASSFLFDAFGRSALVVAFWFYLTGGLHADGYMDTADGLFSGRSRERMLEILKDSRVGAGGVTAFVFLVLLKVAFLSQLTPDAALPALIGIPAAARFGTLISIFQFPYARQQGLGKAFVTYAPAHTVAKAFVLALVPAFLCGPFYLGLLGAAMLLSLWANFHISRKLGGVTGDTYGAVLEGSEMALLLVTAVGSRLADFLL
- a CDS encoding MogA/MoaB family molybdenum cofactor biosynthesis protein, encoding MNSKKMEEHPLRAAILTISNSRSFSDDTNGLLIQSALANYGHQVVDYQIVKDDKAEIERHLHEWVCSVDLVITSGGTGLAKRDVTIETVEPLFDKKIPAFQSMMTYFAYRRACGVQAMAYRTTAGIIHQCQVYCLPGLPSLIKIGMEKVILPEVFHLYSEIKK